A region of Toxorhynchites rutilus septentrionalis strain SRP chromosome 1, ASM2978413v1, whole genome shotgun sequence DNA encodes the following proteins:
- the LOC129763336 gene encoding pupal cuticle protein Edg-78E-like, which translates to MNVLIISLFACFAIVASAPAETLIKVQELEINPDGTFRHAYELDDGTAAQAVGDADKVNGNYMYISPEGEKVEVTYLADGLGYHPQGSQIPAQLQKVLSYIRTNLKPE; encoded by the exons ATGAATGTCTTG ATCATCTCCCTGTTTGCTTGCTTTGCCATCGTTGCTTCCGCTCCAGCAGAAACATTGATAAAAGTTCAGGAACTTGAGATCAATCCCGATGGCACGTTTAGGCACGCGTATGAACTGGACGACGGTACAGCGGCCCAAGCAGTTGGGGATGCTGACAAAGTGAACGGAAACTACATGTACATCTCTCCGGAGGGAGAGAAAGTGGAGGTTACCTACCTGGCCGACGGCCTCGGATACCACCCACAGGGATCTCAAATACCCGCCCAACTTCAGAAGGTGCTAAGCTACATTCGCACTAACCTGAAAccagaataa
- the LOC129763332 gene encoding guanine deaminase, which yields MKRAGKQHMFSHNSSFVEERSIRCVTLLDNSAMRKVFFGKIVHSKSFDELEVIADGFLAVRDGKIVDIGARAGHESLPERDSYEPVTLAESQFLLPGFIDCHIHAPQCPNIGLGMDKDLLGWLNAYTFPLEAQYRDGEFARQVYSAVVRDTIASGTTCACYFATIYNESNKVLTEEIIRQGQRAFVGKVSSNRLCPDYYVESSTETSIRDNIDFIEFVLSKNVDRVKPIITPRFAITCDMELMKKLAELAKRYELNITSHISESIGEIKAIGEFYPEHKHYTDVYDDAKLMTSRCLMAHGVHLKDTELKVFSARGSSVAHCPTSNTCLGSGLCDVKRLLAAKVKVGLGTDVSGGNRMGIYDVMRSALDVSHHLSMMKKQDVKGTGKVTPVTKENEEYTPMNYKQVVYLATLGGAEALSIEEKVGNFAIGKDFDALLIDTSRYPITNYQLPAVLTEKKSPEELLLEQVQKFVYVGDDRNIANVFVAGQQVK from the exons ATGAAGCGAGCAGGAAAACAACACATGTTTTCACACAACTCGTCATTCGTTGAGGAACGGTCGATTCGGTGTGTTACTTTGTTAGACAATTCAGCAATGCGAAAGgtgttttttggcaaaatcgtTCACTCGAAATCTTTCGACGAACTTGAAGTTATCGCCGATGGTTTTCTGGCTGTACGGGATGGAAAG ATAGTTGACATCGGAGCGAGAGCGGGGCATGAATCGCTTCCGGAGAGGGACTCGTACGAGCCGGTGACCCTTGCAGAGTCACAGTTCCTGCTGCCCGGTTTCATCGATTGCCACATTCATGCTCCCCAGTGTCCGAATATAGGGCTGGGGATGGACAAGGATCTGCTTGGGTGGCTGAATGCGTACACGTTCCCACTGGAAGCGCAGTACCGGGATGGTGAATTCGCGCGTCAAGTTTACAGCGCCGTGGTGCGTGATACGATCGCCAGTGGGACCACCTGTGCTTGCTACTTTGCGACGATTTACAACGAAAGCAACAAGGTGCTGACCGAGGAGATCATCCGCCAGGGACAGCGAGCGTTCGTCGGGAAGGTTTCCTCCAATCGACTCTGCCCGGATTATTATGT tgagtCCTCCACCGAAACTTCCATACGGGATAATATTGACTTCATTGAGTTCGTACTCTCGAAAAATGTTGATCGAGTTAAGCCGATCATTACTCCGCGATTTGCAATTACGTGTGATATGGAGTTGATGAAAAAACTGGCAGAATTAGCCAAACGCTATGAACTCAACATAACATCGCACATCTCGGAGAGTATCGGGGAAATCAAGGCGATCGGGGAGTTTTATCCCGAGCACAAGCACTACACGGATGTGTACGATGATGCTAAGCTAATGACCAGCCGCTGCTTGATGGCACACGGAGTACATCTGAAGGACACAGAACTGAAGGTTTTCAGCGCCAGGGGATCGTCGGTAGCACACTGTCCAACGTCGAACACTTGTTTGGGGTCAGGATTGTGTGATGTTAAGCGTTTGTTAGCCGCGAAGGTGAAGGTGGGACTGGGCACAGATGTTTCCGGGGGCAATAGGATGGGAATATATGATGTTATGAGAAGTGCCTTGGATGTGTCCCATCATTTGAGTATGATGAAGAAACAGGACGTTAAAGGAACTGGCAAGGTGACACCAGTCACCAAAGAAAACGAGGAATATACACCAATGAACTATAAGCAAGTTGTTTATCTGGCGACGCTTGGTGGTGCAGAAG CTTTGTCAATCGAGGAGAAGGTGGGCAACTTTGCGATTGGTAAAGACTTCGACGCCTTGCTCATTGACACATCGCGCTATCCGATCACCAACTATCAGCTTCCAGCGGTGCTCACTGAGAAAAAATCACCCGAAGAGCTACTACTGGAACAGGTTCAAAAATTCGTCTACGTTGGAGACGACCGAAACATCGCCAATGTGTTCGTCGCCGGACAGCAAGTGAAATGA
- the LOC129763327 gene encoding uncharacterized protein LOC129763327 isoform X1, protein MQITAIVILLFTIHFHFLTGTSHQLKCSHAIVFQKILGLRPARQGRTTSDTLPLYVANPSRPGEAVNVKCAQICREDPTCYGYLLVFSQNICYGYTANATVVATAAAAAAAATTSTTTTISETYYDYIDESSHQLVADVNVAFFVKTCLDVPHKCVARKLFPLVTIPGASLVGQNFVQLAQLVTRNGCMNACLRERKFACRSARFVHSFRNNRHRLWEKSGKLQLGQCFLSRNDRFTSPESFRRSWEDEEYLENQCHGLEPASADCSFEQHRDVAFIYPDESLVVADERSCAERCLNEELFTCLGYTYRNSSNNHREPPICFLHSDDLITLGPKAVRVTFNSVYSRRLLCLNVQTQCHDDRIKLDYESDVLFEGRVYLNTAHTNCSRESEHNGTLSLEITTGDEITESRCGIRRAFIKGNVQKTISFGVALMQTCFSSFLVFGYVCIQTHPLVRTQADRMLKVGCIHTLKSPNMTSLMKTLPMRSTVDFIPHSQSFSFGSIEISNGTSKALKHLTTHLIDVETQAEIFEATIGQLIEMQILSADRDFDLSPYSLVAYTLDETLSLLDDKGCPLDRRLFPGFRKQKTSTGITLSARFHAFVFPSSRTLQFRLTIKFCHDVCPKVVCFYQ, encoded by the exons ATGCAAATTACAGCGATAGTTATTTTACTCTTTACCATTCACTTTCACTTCTTAACAG GCACATCCCATCAACTCAAATGTTCACACGCAATTGTGTTCCAAAAAATCCTTGGCCTACGACCAGCACGACAAGGGCGAACCACAAGCGACACGTTGCCACTCTATGTTGCCAATCCGTCTCGGCCGGGGGAGGCGGTCAACGTGAAATGCGCTCAAATATGTCGCGAAGATCCAACCTGTTACGGATATTTGCTAGTGTTCAGTCAAAACATTTGCTACGGATATACAGCTAACGCAACTGTCGTAGCCACcgccgcagcagcagcagcagcagcaacaacatcaacaacaacaacaatcagTGAGACTTATTACGACTACATTGACGAAAGTAGTCACCAATTAGTGGCCGATGTGAACGTTGCGTTTTTCGTGAAGACCTGCCTCGACG TTCCGCACAAATGTGTCGCCAGAAAACTATTCCCGCTCGTGACCATCCCCGGCGCAAGTTTGGTCGGCCAGAATTTCGTCCAGCTAGCGCAGCTGGTAACCCGGAACGGGTGCATGAATGCGTGTCTGCGGGAGCGGAAATTTGCCTGCCGATCGGCAAGATTTGTGCACTCGTTCCGAAACAATCGACATCGGCTGTGGGAGAAGAGCGGGAAGCTCCAGCTTGGGCAGTGTTTTCTCAGCCGCAACGATCGATTCACCAGTCCGGAATCGTTCCGGCGCAGCTGGGAGGACGAGGAGTATCTGGAGAATCAGTGTCACGGGTTGGAGCCCGCGAGCGCGGATTGCTCGTTCGAGCAGCACCGTGATGTGGCATTTATTTATCCCGATGAGTCACTTGTTGTTGCAGATGAGCGAAGCTGCGCCGAACGATGCTTGAACGAGGAATTGTTCACGTGTTTAGGGTACACATACCGAAACTCGTCCAACAACCACAGGGAGCCACCGATTTGTTTCCTCCACTCGGATGATTTGATAACGCTTGGGCCCAAAGCGGTTCGAGTTACGTTCAACTCGGTCTACTCCAGGCGACTGTTGTGTTTGAATGTGCAGACGCAATGTCACGACGATCGGATTAAGTTGGACTATGAATCGGATGTGCTCTTCGAGGGTAGGGTATATTTGAACACCGCGCATACCAATTGCAGTCGGGAATCGGAGCATAACGGGACATTATCTTTGGAAATAACAACCGGTGATGAAATCACAGAATCGCGCTGTGGCATCCGAAGGGCGTTCATCAAAGGGAATGTGCAAAA gacgatttcatttggagttGCTCTAATGCAAACATGCTTTTCTAGCTTCCTCGTGTTTGGCTATGTTTGCATACAGACACACCCTTTGGTGCGAACTCAAGCAGATCGAATGCTCAAAGTAGGTTGTATTCACACACTGAAATCACCCAACATGACCAGCCTGATGAAAACTCTACCGATGAGATCCACCGTGGATTTCATTCCGCACAGTCAGTCGTTCAGCTTTGGGTCGATAGAAATCAGCAACGGAACGAGTAAAGCTCTCAAACACTTGACCACTCACCTGATTGATGTCGAAACGCAGGCAGAAATCTTCGAGGCTACCATCGGACAGTTGATCGAGATGCAAATACTGTCGGCGGATCGTGACTTCGACCTCTCGCCGTATAGCTTAGTTGCGTATACTTTGGACGAAACACTCTCACTGCTGGACGATAAGGGATGCCCTCTGGACAGGCGGTTATTCCCCGGCTTTCGGAAGCAAAAAACATCCACCGGAATAACACTGAGCGCACGCTTTCATGCGTTCGTGTTCCCCAGCTCGAGGACGTTACAATTCCGGCTTACAATCAAATTTTGCCACGATGTGTGCCCCAAAGTGGTGTGCTTTTATCAATAA
- the LOC129763327 gene encoding uncharacterized protein LOC129763327 isoform X2, translating to MQITAIVILLFTIHFHFLTGTSHQLKCSHAIVFQKILGLRPARQGRTTSDTLPLYVANPSRPGEAVNVKCAQICREDPTCYGYLLVFSQNICYGYTANATVVATAAAAAAAATTSTTTTISETYYDYIDESSHQLVADVNVAFFVKTCLDVPHKCVARKLFPLVTIPGASLVGQNFVQLAQLVTRNGCMNACLRERKFACRSARFVHSFRNNRHRLWEKSGKLQLGQCFLSRNDRFTSPESFRRSWEDEEYLENQCHGLEPASADCSFEQHRDVAFIYPDESLVVADERSCAERCLNEELFTCLGYTYRNSSNNHREPPICFLHSDDLITLGPKAVRVTFNSVYSRRLLCLNVQTQCHDDRIKLDYESDVLFEGRVYLNTAHTNCSRESEHNGTLSLEITTGDEITESRCGIRRAFIKGNVQNFLVFGYVCIQTHPLVRTQADRMLKVGCIHTLKSPNMTSLMKTLPMRSTVDFIPHSQSFSFGSIEISNGTSKALKHLTTHLIDVETQAEIFEATIGQLIEMQILSADRDFDLSPYSLVAYTLDETLSLLDDKGCPLDRRLFPGFRKQKTSTGITLSARFHAFVFPSSRTLQFRLTIKFCHDVCPKVVCFYQ from the exons ATGCAAATTACAGCGATAGTTATTTTACTCTTTACCATTCACTTTCACTTCTTAACAG GCACATCCCATCAACTCAAATGTTCACACGCAATTGTGTTCCAAAAAATCCTTGGCCTACGACCAGCACGACAAGGGCGAACCACAAGCGACACGTTGCCACTCTATGTTGCCAATCCGTCTCGGCCGGGGGAGGCGGTCAACGTGAAATGCGCTCAAATATGTCGCGAAGATCCAACCTGTTACGGATATTTGCTAGTGTTCAGTCAAAACATTTGCTACGGATATACAGCTAACGCAACTGTCGTAGCCACcgccgcagcagcagcagcagcagcaacaacatcaacaacaacaacaatcagTGAGACTTATTACGACTACATTGACGAAAGTAGTCACCAATTAGTGGCCGATGTGAACGTTGCGTTTTTCGTGAAGACCTGCCTCGACG TTCCGCACAAATGTGTCGCCAGAAAACTATTCCCGCTCGTGACCATCCCCGGCGCAAGTTTGGTCGGCCAGAATTTCGTCCAGCTAGCGCAGCTGGTAACCCGGAACGGGTGCATGAATGCGTGTCTGCGGGAGCGGAAATTTGCCTGCCGATCGGCAAGATTTGTGCACTCGTTCCGAAACAATCGACATCGGCTGTGGGAGAAGAGCGGGAAGCTCCAGCTTGGGCAGTGTTTTCTCAGCCGCAACGATCGATTCACCAGTCCGGAATCGTTCCGGCGCAGCTGGGAGGACGAGGAGTATCTGGAGAATCAGTGTCACGGGTTGGAGCCCGCGAGCGCGGATTGCTCGTTCGAGCAGCACCGTGATGTGGCATTTATTTATCCCGATGAGTCACTTGTTGTTGCAGATGAGCGAAGCTGCGCCGAACGATGCTTGAACGAGGAATTGTTCACGTGTTTAGGGTACACATACCGAAACTCGTCCAACAACCACAGGGAGCCACCGATTTGTTTCCTCCACTCGGATGATTTGATAACGCTTGGGCCCAAAGCGGTTCGAGTTACGTTCAACTCGGTCTACTCCAGGCGACTGTTGTGTTTGAATGTGCAGACGCAATGTCACGACGATCGGATTAAGTTGGACTATGAATCGGATGTGCTCTTCGAGGGTAGGGTATATTTGAACACCGCGCATACCAATTGCAGTCGGGAATCGGAGCATAACGGGACATTATCTTTGGAAATAACAACCGGTGATGAAATCACAGAATCGCGCTGTGGCATCCGAAGGGCGTTCATCAAAGGGAATGTGCAAAA CTTCCTCGTGTTTGGCTATGTTTGCATACAGACACACCCTTTGGTGCGAACTCAAGCAGATCGAATGCTCAAAGTAGGTTGTATTCACACACTGAAATCACCCAACATGACCAGCCTGATGAAAACTCTACCGATGAGATCCACCGTGGATTTCATTCCGCACAGTCAGTCGTTCAGCTTTGGGTCGATAGAAATCAGCAACGGAACGAGTAAAGCTCTCAAACACTTGACCACTCACCTGATTGATGTCGAAACGCAGGCAGAAATCTTCGAGGCTACCATCGGACAGTTGATCGAGATGCAAATACTGTCGGCGGATCGTGACTTCGACCTCTCGCCGTATAGCTTAGTTGCGTATACTTTGGACGAAACACTCTCACTGCTGGACGATAAGGGATGCCCTCTGGACAGGCGGTTATTCCCCGGCTTTCGGAAGCAAAAAACATCCACCGGAATAACACTGAGCGCACGCTTTCATGCGTTCGTGTTCCCCAGCTCGAGGACGTTACAATTCCGGCTTACAATCAAATTTTGCCACGATGTGTGCCCCAAAGTGGTGTGCTTTTATCAATAA